Proteins from a genomic interval of Chroococcidiopsis thermalis PCC 7203:
- the thrC gene encoding threonine synthase, whose translation MTLSLSANTSSNCQNWSGLIETYRHYLPVTDQTPVITLLEGNTPLIPAPAIAAQIGRQVRVLVKYDGLNPTGSFKDRGMTMAISKAKEAGAKAVICASTGNTSASAAAYARRGGMRAFVLIPDGYVALGKLAQALLYGAEILAIKGNFDRALEIVRQMAETYPVNLVNSVNPYRLEGQKTAAFEIVDNLGNAPDWLCIPVGNAGNITAYWMGFCQYHSLGKCDRLPKMMGFQAIGAAPLVTGQAVTHPETIATAIRIGNPASWQKAIAVQTASAGEFNAVSDAEILDAYRFLAAEEGIFCEPASAASVAGLFKVKDRVPSGATVVCVLTGNGLKDPDTAINHSQNTFKQGIEPTLDSVAKVMGF comes from the coding sequence GTGACTCTAAGCCTGTCTGCTAATACATCATCAAATTGCCAAAATTGGTCTGGACTGATAGAAACATATCGGCACTATTTGCCTGTTACCGACCAAACTCCAGTTATAACTTTATTAGAGGGGAACACACCCCTAATTCCCGCCCCTGCGATCGCGGCTCAAATTGGCAGACAGGTGCGCGTACTCGTTAAGTATGATGGATTGAACCCCACGGGTAGCTTCAAAGACCGAGGCATGACGATGGCAATCTCCAAGGCAAAAGAAGCCGGAGCCAAAGCTGTCATTTGTGCCAGTACGGGCAATACCTCAGCATCAGCAGCAGCTTACGCGCGACGCGGCGGAATGCGAGCTTTCGTCTTAATTCCCGATGGCTACGTCGCTCTAGGAAAACTAGCACAAGCTTTGCTGTATGGAGCAGAAATACTAGCAATCAAAGGCAACTTCGATCGCGCCCTAGAAATTGTGCGCCAGATGGCAGAGACTTATCCAGTGAATTTGGTGAATTCGGTCAATCCCTATCGTTTAGAAGGGCAGAAAACCGCAGCATTTGAGATTGTTGACAATTTAGGCAACGCCCCCGACTGGTTGTGCATTCCCGTAGGCAATGCAGGAAACATCACTGCATATTGGATGGGATTTTGTCAATATCATAGTCTAGGGAAGTGCGATCGCTTACCTAAAATGATGGGATTTCAAGCAATTGGCGCTGCTCCTTTAGTCACGGGACAAGCCGTAACTCACCCTGAGACAATTGCTACAGCTATCCGCATTGGCAACCCCGCCAGCTGGCAAAAAGCGATCGCGGTACAAACAGCTAGTGCGGGAGAATTCAATGCTGTCAGCGATGCCGAAATTTTGGACGCATACCGTTTTCTCGCTGCCGAAGAAGGCATTTTCTGCGAACCTGCCAGCGCTGCTTCTGTGGCTGGATTATTCAAGGTGAAAGATCGAGTTCCTAGTGGTGCAACCGTTGTTTGCGTTTTAACCGGAAACGGCTTGAAAGACCCAGACACAGCCATCAACCACAGCCAAAATACGTTTAAGCAAGGCATTGAGCCGACATTGGACTCGGTAGCAAAAGTCATGGGATTTTAA
- the petA gene encoding cytochrome f: MKRVSIRARWSCSARAIAKMVLVAIATVAFFFSSDFALPQAAAAYPFWAQQSYPESPREATGRIVCANCHLAAKPTEVEIPQSVLPDSVFEAVVKIPYDTNVQQVVADGSKGGLQVGAVLMLPEGFKIAPPERISEEMKEKVGDLYFQPYSEDQENVVIVGPLPGEQYQEIVFPVLSPDPAKDKSVHFGKYPVHVGGNRGRGQVYPTGEKSNNAAYTASAAGTISKIAKVEDEFGNAKYEVSIQTESGETKVDTVPAGPAFIVSEGQTVAAGDALTDNPNVGGFGQDDGEIVLQSSTRVQWLLAFLAAIMLCQVLLVLKKKQVEKVQAAEMNF; the protein is encoded by the coding sequence ATGAAAAGAGTTTCGATCCGAGCAAGATGGTCTTGCAGTGCTAGAGCGATCGCCAAGATGGTGCTGGTGGCGATCGCTACAGTAGCCTTTTTCTTCTCTAGCGATTTTGCCCTGCCACAAGCGGCTGCTGCCTATCCTTTCTGGGCGCAGCAATCTTATCCTGAAAGCCCTAGAGAAGCAACCGGACGTATTGTCTGTGCTAACTGCCACCTAGCGGCAAAACCAACAGAAGTAGAAATACCGCAATCGGTATTGCCCGATAGCGTGTTTGAGGCAGTCGTAAAAATTCCCTACGACACTAACGTTCAACAAGTTGTTGCCGATGGCTCTAAAGGTGGGCTTCAGGTTGGTGCGGTTTTGATGTTACCAGAAGGCTTCAAAATTGCTCCTCCCGAACGCATCTCTGAGGAAATGAAGGAGAAAGTTGGCGATCTTTATTTCCAACCCTACAGCGAAGACCAGGAAAATGTGGTCATCGTCGGACCCCTTCCTGGCGAACAATATCAAGAAATTGTCTTCCCAGTCCTTTCGCCCGACCCAGCTAAAGACAAGAGCGTTCATTTTGGTAAATACCCCGTTCACGTCGGTGGTAACAGAGGACGCGGTCAAGTCTACCCCACTGGTGAAAAGAGCAATAACGCTGCTTATACTGCTTCTGCTGCTGGCACAATTTCCAAAATTGCCAAAGTGGAAGATGAATTTGGTAATGCTAAATACGAAGTTAGCATCCAGACTGAATCTGGAGAGACAAAAGTTGACACCGTTCCGGCTGGACCTGCTTTTATCGTCTCTGAAGGACAAACAGTTGCAGCTGGTGATGCTTTGACCGATAACCCCAATGTAGGTGGCTTCGGTCAAGATGACGGAGAAATCGTGCTACAAAGTTCTACCAGAGTACAGTGGTTGTTGGCATTCTTGGCAGCAATTATGTTGTGTCAAGTTCTACTAGTACTGAAGAAAAAGCAGGTAGAAAAAGTCCAAGCAGCTGAAATGAATTTCTAA
- the pdxA gene encoding 4-hydroxythreonine-4-phosphate dehydrogenase PdxA, which produces MDISTTTYKTSDRPRIAIAMGDPAGIGAEVILKALADRQLWAACQITVVGNKQVLLDTYDRLRQSPYCPLDSYIHPDELNILEVEAVRKMVGAVKQGTGNAASGAMSFAYLETAIARTLVGDFHGIVTAPIAKSAWKAAGYDYPGQTELLAEKAGVERFGMLFVARSPHTGWMLRALLATTHIPLHQVPEALTPQLLTRKLDLLVECLQRDFGVEQPRIAIAGLNPHSGEQGQLGREEVDWLNSWLEAERQNRPNLQLEGLLPPDTMWVKPGMAWYGKGLGSREQGAGETRGKGAEEQLPITNYQLPITNYHPADAYLALYHDQGLIPVKLMAFDRAVNTSIGLPFIRTSPDHGTAFDIAGKGIADATSMKAAIQLATELVHTRNSATPTTNYQLPITN; this is translated from the coding sequence ATGGATATCTCAACGACAACCTACAAAACAAGCGATCGCCCCCGTATTGCAATTGCTATGGGAGATCCGGCGGGAATTGGTGCGGAGGTAATTTTGAAAGCCTTGGCAGACCGACAATTATGGGCAGCTTGTCAAATTACGGTAGTTGGTAACAAGCAAGTCTTGCTGGATACATACGATCGATTGCGTCAAAGCCCCTATTGCCCGCTAGATAGTTATATCCACCCAGATGAGTTGAACATTCTTGAGGTGGAAGCTGTGAGGAAAATGGTAGGCGCAGTCAAGCAGGGTACGGGTAATGCGGCTAGCGGAGCAATGAGTTTTGCTTATTTAGAGACTGCGATCGCCCGAACTCTGGTAGGAGATTTTCACGGGATCGTGACAGCACCGATTGCCAAATCAGCATGGAAAGCCGCAGGATACGATTATCCAGGGCAAACAGAATTACTTGCCGAAAAAGCTGGAGTCGAACGATTTGGGATGCTATTCGTCGCGCGATCGCCTCATACTGGCTGGATGCTACGCGCTCTTCTGGCAACCACCCACATTCCCTTGCACCAAGTTCCAGAAGCACTCACACCACAATTATTGACTCGCAAGCTAGATCTGCTAGTGGAATGCTTACAACGGGATTTTGGCGTAGAACAACCAAGAATTGCGATCGCGGGTTTAAACCCCCACAGTGGCGAGCAGGGACAACTGGGACGAGAAGAAGTTGACTGGCTAAATTCTTGGCTGGAAGCAGAACGTCAAAATCGCCCCAATCTTCAATTAGAAGGCTTGCTACCACCCGATACTATGTGGGTTAAGCCAGGGATGGCGTGGTATGGGAAGGGACTAGGGAGCAGGGAGCAGGGAGCAGGGGAGACTAGGGGCAAAGGGGCAGAGGAGCAACTACCAATTACCAATTACCAATTACCAATTACCAATTACCATCCTGCTGATGCGTACTTGGCACTTTATCACGACCAAGGACTCATTCCAGTTAAGCTAATGGCGTTCGATCGCGCTGTTAATACTTCCATCGGTCTTCCCTTCATCCGCACTTCTCCCGATCACGGCACGGCTTTTGATATTGCTGGCAAAGGTATTGCTGATGCAACTAGCATGAAAGCCGCAATTCAACTCGCTACGGAATTAGTCCACACCAGAAACAGCGCCACACCGACTACTAACTACCAATTACCAATTACCAATTAG
- a CDS encoding YihY/virulence factor BrkB family protein, with translation MLSTRFFRFFRYLNWKTLTKTVARVGQRRLFGLSSEIAYNAMLSLFPAILAVITAIGLFEESLQSTFKELASQLSQVAPDEAMVLIRDFSKQITQTRNTGLFSISFIVAIWAASGALSAAMTALDRIHEIPLEQMRPFWKAKLISLGLTIGTILLLVVASFLVFISDWLLDFFVLKSQNRLWFLLVIWQLLSWPIALAIVAAAFGFVYRYGPSIWNPGMPLMPGAVLAAVSWALVSAGFRLYVANFGNYNQAYGAIGAVIVLMLWLYMSGLVLLVGDQLNVTVGEQMRSRSQVAKRSASVQN, from the coding sequence ATGCTATCAACTCGTTTTTTCCGCTTCTTCCGCTATCTCAACTGGAAGACTTTGACAAAAACAGTGGCTCGCGTTGGGCAACGTCGTCTGTTTGGACTTTCATCAGAAATTGCTTATAATGCGATGCTGTCTTTATTTCCAGCGATTCTTGCTGTCATTACCGCGATCGGTTTATTTGAAGAATCTCTGCAATCTACCTTTAAGGAATTAGCAAGTCAATTGAGTCAAGTCGCACCAGATGAGGCGATGGTACTAATTCGAGATTTCTCCAAACAAATTACTCAAACGAGAAATACAGGTTTGTTTTCGATTAGTTTTATCGTAGCAATTTGGGCTGCTTCTGGGGCTTTAAGCGCAGCAATGACAGCACTCGATCGCATTCATGAAATTCCTCTAGAACAAATGCGTCCTTTTTGGAAAGCAAAACTCATCTCTTTAGGATTGACAATTGGGACAATTTTACTATTAGTTGTCGCTTCCTTTTTAGTATTTATTAGCGACTGGCTGTTAGATTTTTTTGTATTGAAAAGTCAAAATCGGTTATGGTTCTTATTAGTTATTTGGCAACTTTTAAGCTGGCCCATTGCCCTGGCGATCGTAGCGGCTGCTTTTGGTTTTGTCTACCGTTATGGACCGAGCATTTGGAACCCTGGAATGCCACTAATGCCAGGAGCTGTATTAGCTGCTGTTTCTTGGGCGTTGGTTTCTGCTGGTTTCCGACTTTACGTAGCTAATTTTGGTAATTACAATCAAGCTTACGGCGCAATTGGAGCAGTCATTGTTTTAATGCTCTGGCTCTACATGAGCGGGCTAGTATTATTAGTAGGAGATCAACTCAACGTAACGGTAGGAGAACAAATGCGATCGCGTTCCCAGGTTGCTAAACGATCGGCTTCAGTTCAGAATTAG
- a CDS encoding homocysteine biosynthesis protein, protein MRSLAEINDKISRKHAVVLTVEELKARVVEVGITQTAKEVDVVTTGTFEPMESSGAIINLGHTDPPIKIRRCWLDGVPAYSGFGAVDLYLGATQAAEAADGEESRLSVSEPKTQIVKGGGHVIADLIAGKTVQLRAVGQVTDCYPRANFETTISRETINQFYLFNPRNLYQNFIVGVNGGDRPLFTYLGPLQPRLGNAVYSNPGAISPLFNDPDLQLIGIGTRIFLGGGVGYIAWEGTQHFPLQKRLPNQTPIGPAATLALIGDAKQMNPQWVRGCYFKSYGPSLMLGVGVPLPVLTEAVVANCAVQDRDLVAPIVDFSIPRRVRPTFGLVSYAQLKSGRMAIDGKSVRVAPLASIALSRQVARELKQWIEAGTFTLTEPVAPIPQERSFLPQDRWTEF, encoded by the coding sequence ATGCGATCGCTTGCTGAAATTAACGATAAAATTAGCCGCAAACATGCTGTTGTCTTAACGGTAGAAGAATTAAAAGCACGGGTGGTAGAGGTAGGCATTACCCAAACAGCCAAAGAAGTTGATGTCGTCACCACTGGCACATTTGAGCCAATGGAGTCTTCGGGAGCGATAATTAACCTGGGGCATACCGATCCACCAATTAAAATTCGACGCTGCTGGTTAGATGGCGTACCCGCTTACTCTGGTTTCGGGGCGGTGGATTTATATTTAGGCGCAACGCAGGCAGCTGAAGCCGCAGACGGGGAAGAATCTCGCCTGAGTGTCAGCGAACCTAAAACGCAGATAGTTAAAGGTGGCGGACACGTTATTGCTGACTTAATTGCTGGTAAAACAGTCCAGTTGCGTGCTGTAGGACAGGTAACGGATTGCTACCCCAGAGCTAACTTTGAAACAACAATTAGCCGCGAGACGATCAATCAGTTTTATTTATTTAATCCCCGCAATCTCTATCAAAATTTTATTGTTGGCGTCAATGGTGGCGATCGCCCCTTGTTTACCTATCTCGGTCCTTTGCAACCTCGCTTAGGCAATGCGGTTTATTCCAACCCTGGCGCTATTTCCCCTTTATTCAACGACCCAGACTTGCAACTGATTGGCATCGGTACGCGCATATTTTTAGGTGGCGGTGTTGGTTACATCGCATGGGAAGGGACGCAGCATTTTCCCCTCCAAAAACGCTTACCGAATCAAACCCCCATCGGTCCCGCCGCCACTTTAGCTCTGATCGGCGATGCCAAGCAAATGAATCCTCAGTGGGTGCGCGGTTGTTATTTCAAAAGCTACGGTCCTTCTTTGATGTTGGGTGTGGGCGTACCCTTACCAGTTTTAACTGAAGCAGTCGTCGCTAACTGTGCCGTGCAAGATAGAGATCTGGTTGCACCGATTGTAGACTTTTCCATCCCCCGCCGCGTGCGTCCGACTTTTGGGCTAGTTAGCTACGCTCAACTCAAATCTGGACGGATGGCGATCGATGGTAAGTCTGTCAGAGTTGCTCCCTTGGCAAGCATAGCCTTATCGCGGCAAGTTGCCAGGGAGCTGAAACAATGGATTGAGGCTGGAACATTTACCCTCACCGAACCAGTTGCACCGATTCCTCAAGAACGTTCCTTCCTCCCTCAAGATCGGTGGACGGAGTTTTAG
- a CDS encoding SDR family oxidoreductase, translated as MNILIVGATGTLGRQVARRALDEGYKVRCLVRSQKKATFLKEWGAELVSGSLSQPDTLPAALEGMDVVIDAATARATDSLSIKQVDWDGKVALIQAAKAAGVDRYIFFSILEAEKYPQVPLMEIKRCTELFLSEAGMNYTILRLCGFMQGLIGQYAIPILEGQAIWVTGESSPVAYMDTQDIAKFAVRALSVPATEKQTFPVVGSRAWSAEEITSLCERLTGKPAKVSRLPVNFLRTMRHVTRFFQWGWNVADRLAFAEVLATGVPLTAPMDEVYQTFGLDPQETTTLESYLQEYFGRMLKKLKELEYEKNKTKKKTAKIPVKKSN; from the coding sequence ATGAATATCTTGATTGTCGGTGCTACTGGCACCTTGGGAAGACAGGTAGCTCGTCGTGCTCTCGATGAGGGGTATAAGGTGCGCTGTCTCGTCCGCAGTCAAAAAAAAGCTACCTTTTTAAAAGAATGGGGCGCTGAACTTGTCTCTGGCAGCCTCAGTCAACCGGACACTCTACCAGCTGCTCTGGAAGGGATGGATGTGGTGATTGACGCTGCTACAGCAAGAGCAACAGATAGCTTGAGTATCAAGCAGGTAGACTGGGATGGTAAGGTAGCGCTGATTCAGGCAGCAAAAGCTGCTGGTGTCGATCGCTACATTTTCTTCTCTATTTTAGAAGCAGAGAAATATCCCCAAGTGCCTCTGATGGAAATCAAGCGCTGTACGGAGCTATTTTTGAGTGAAGCGGGGATGAATTATACTATCCTGCGGCTTTGTGGCTTCATGCAAGGCTTGATCGGTCAGTACGCAATTCCGATTTTAGAGGGACAAGCAATTTGGGTGACGGGTGAATCTTCTCCCGTTGCCTACATGGACACCCAAGACATTGCCAAATTTGCCGTTCGCGCTCTCTCCGTACCAGCAACGGAAAAACAAACTTTTCCTGTAGTTGGTTCCCGCGCCTGGAGTGCAGAAGAGATAACGAGTTTGTGCGAGCGATTGACTGGAAAACCAGCAAAAGTGTCTCGTTTGCCAGTCAACTTTTTGCGCACGATGCGGCACGTCACGCGGTTCTTCCAATGGGGATGGAATGTTGCAGATCGTTTAGCATTTGCTGAAGTACTCGCAACTGGCGTACCTCTAACAGCTCCTATGGATGAAGTCTATCAGACCTTTGGGTTAGACCCTCAGGAGACGACGACTTTAGAAAGCTACTTGCAAGAATACTTCGGACGGATGCTGAAAAAACTCAAGGAATTGGAATACGAAAAAAACAAAACTAAGAAAAAAACAGCCAAAATCCCCGTTAAAAAGAGTAACTAG
- a CDS encoding PPC domain-containing protein — MILKAVVVRVSQVLIPATCVAIAMGMSAVVAAQCSQCKLYNPIALPTSNQIDDTLSEKDIPTGQGGFARDYVMEFKEGESVAIDLASESFDAILTLLAEDGSTVAENDDGPDGSNNALLFTRIAKTGRYIVRVRAFGETGVGNFRLKVTRLQPVSSDRSNPLIPKLRQFLK, encoded by the coding sequence ATGATCCTAAAGGCTGTTGTAGTTAGAGTAAGCCAAGTACTCATCCCTGCTACCTGTGTGGCGATCGCCATGGGAATGAGCGCCGTTGTTGCTGCCCAATGCAGCCAGTGCAAGCTTTATAATCCTATTGCCTTGCCTACCAGTAACCAGATCGACGATACTTTATCAGAAAAAGATATTCCCACGGGTCAGGGAGGATTTGCCCGCGATTACGTGATGGAATTTAAAGAGGGTGAAAGTGTGGCGATCGATCTTGCCTCTGAGAGTTTTGACGCAATCTTGACGCTACTTGCCGAAGACGGTTCTACAGTAGCAGAAAATGATGATGGTCCTGATGGCAGTAACAATGCTCTATTGTTTACGCGAATTGCTAAAACGGGAAGATATATCGTTCGCGTGCGAGCATTTGGGGAAACTGGGGTCGGTAACTTTCGTCTCAAAGTGACGCGGCTGCAACCGGTATCGTCCGATCGGAGCAATCCACTTATACCAAAGTTACGTCAATTTCTGAAGTAA
- a CDS encoding DUF3067 family protein codes for MTGEDLRQLLLNKWGRSYDVQLRRTQGKIFLQVMWKYLEQASFPLSEAEYKAHLDSIASYLNEFGGVGQVRTYITQTRDRPRLGKAVSIPLDLGERASEWLL; via the coding sequence ATGACTGGAGAAGATTTACGCCAGCTGTTGCTGAACAAGTGGGGGCGCTCTTATGACGTGCAATTGCGGCGCACTCAGGGCAAGATTTTTCTACAGGTGATGTGGAAATATCTCGAACAAGCCTCGTTTCCGTTGTCGGAGGCAGAGTACAAAGCCCATTTAGATTCGATCGCGAGTTACTTAAACGAGTTTGGCGGGGTGGGACAGGTACGGACATATATTACTCAAACTCGCGATCGTCCTCGATTGGGTAAAGCTGTTAGCATTCCGCTCGATTTGGGCGAACGGGCTTCAGAGTGGCTGTTGTAA
- a CDS encoding cytochrome b6-f complex subunit PetM, which translates to MSEMFTAAILSFSLIFVGIALGYLLLKIQGDEEEAL; encoded by the coding sequence ATGAGCGAAATGTTTACTGCTGCTATCTTATCCTTCAGCTTAATCTTCGTCGGTATAGCTCTAGGTTATCTCCTACTCAAGATCCAAGGAGATGAAGAAGAAGCTCTGTAG
- a CDS encoding NAD(+) kinase — protein sequence MPKAGIIYNDVKPIAQRVAIELSDKLTAAGWDVCMTTGVGGMLGYSNPESPVCHTPIEGLTPPGFDSEMKLAFVLGGDGTVLAAARLVAPSGIPMLSLNTGHMGFLTEAYLNQLPQALEKVLAGEYEVEERAMLVVKVLRGEGVLWEALCLNEMVLHREPLTCMCHFEIAVGRHAPVDIAADGVIVSTPTGSTAYSLSAGGPVVTPGVPVLQLVPICPHSLASRALVFPDSEPVTVYPAGATRLVMVVDGNGGCYVFPEDKVYLERSPYSAKFVRLQPPEFFRILREKLGWGLPHIAKPTSVELP from the coding sequence GTGCCGAAAGCAGGCATTATTTATAACGACGTTAAACCCATAGCACAGCGGGTTGCTATTGAGTTGAGTGACAAACTCACCGCTGCTGGCTGGGATGTTTGTATGACAACTGGCGTGGGAGGAATGTTAGGGTATTCTAATCCCGAAAGTCCTGTCTGTCACACCCCTATTGAAGGACTGACACCACCTGGTTTTGATTCTGAGATGAAGTTGGCGTTCGTGCTGGGTGGAGATGGTACGGTGCTTGCGGCAGCGCGCTTGGTCGCTCCGAGTGGCATTCCCATGCTATCTCTCAATACGGGTCACATGGGCTTTTTAACCGAAGCTTACTTGAATCAATTGCCCCAAGCATTGGAAAAAGTTTTAGCAGGCGAGTACGAAGTTGAAGAACGAGCCATGCTAGTCGTAAAAGTTTTGCGTGGCGAAGGCGTACTATGGGAAGCTCTATGCTTAAACGAAATGGTGCTACACCGAGAACCATTGACGTGTATGTGCCATTTTGAAATCGCTGTAGGTCGTCATGCGCCAGTCGATATCGCAGCTGACGGAGTCATCGTCTCTACGCCAACTGGTTCGACCGCTTATTCGCTGAGTGCCGGAGGTCCCGTTGTCACCCCAGGAGTACCAGTACTGCAACTCGTACCCATTTGTCCTCATTCTCTGGCTTCGCGAGCATTAGTGTTTCCCGATAGCGAACCTGTGACAGTCTATCCCGCTGGCGCGACGCGGTTAGTTATGGTGGTAGATGGCAATGGCGGCTGCTATGTCTTTCCAGAAGACAAAGTATACTTGGAACGATCGCCCTACTCGGCTAAGTTCGTTCGCCTGCAACCGCCAGAGTTTTTCCGCATTTTACGAGAGAAATTGGGCTGGGGTTTACCTCACATTGCAAAACCAACTTCGGTAGAATTACCTTAA
- the mltA gene encoding murein transglycosylase A: MRKKIASIALGVGVVIFTASSFPVARAVPRLLSVTQQQNLACCQPELLGLDEQIWGEKGQAGDWRSLLRSIDHSLKYIQSPAAARAYRKYPVKGITRDRVWRSLVRFRQLVVKSRTPAELQAAVRREFDFYQSSGRNGRGEVLFTAYYEPIYLASRVPTAEFRYPLYRLPPNFDKLQHLTRWQLEGKDGLSGSKNRLRGLEIVWLRDRLEALLVQIQGSARLLLPDGKMMTLGYAGKTAHPYVSLGKELAKDGKLPLSGLTLPVMIDYFRRHPEELNNYIPRVRGFVFFRETHGAPATGSLGVPVTAERSIATDKSLMPPGALALMQTALPFASNFGQLEYRNVSRYVLDQDTGSAIKGAGRVDYFMGTGQLAGDRAGVTGSRGHLYYLLLKQ, translated from the coding sequence ATGAGAAAGAAGATAGCTTCGATCGCCCTTGGTGTGGGAGTCGTCATTTTTACCGCAAGTTCGTTCCCTGTCGCCCGCGCCGTACCGCGCTTGTTGAGCGTGACACAGCAACAAAATCTTGCTTGTTGTCAGCCCGAACTCTTGGGATTAGACGAGCAAATTTGGGGTGAAAAGGGGCAAGCAGGAGACTGGCGATCGCTACTACGATCGATCGACCATAGTTTGAAGTATATTCAATCGCCAGCAGCGGCGAGGGCATATCGCAAATATCCAGTTAAAGGGATTACCCGCGATCGCGTTTGGCGCAGTTTAGTGCGCTTTCGGCAATTAGTCGTGAAATCTCGTACTCCCGCCGAACTACAAGCCGCAGTCAGGCGCGAATTTGATTTCTATCAATCTTCTGGGCGCAATGGCAGAGGAGAAGTCTTATTTACGGCATACTACGAACCGATATATTTAGCTAGTCGCGTCCCTACCGCAGAATTTCGCTACCCCCTTTATCGTTTACCTCCTAACTTTGACAAATTGCAACATTTAACTCGGTGGCAATTAGAAGGTAAAGATGGCTTGTCGGGATCGAAAAATCGGCTGCGAGGGCTAGAAATTGTCTGGCTGCGCGATCGCTTAGAAGCACTGTTAGTCCAAATTCAAGGATCTGCCCGTTTGCTGCTTCCAGATGGCAAGATGATGACTCTCGGTTACGCTGGCAAAACAGCCCATCCCTACGTCAGTCTTGGTAAGGAACTTGCAAAAGACGGCAAATTGCCTTTAAGCGGTTTAACCTTACCCGTGATGATCGATTATTTCCGCAGGCATCCAGAGGAATTGAATAACTACATTCCCCGCGTGCGAGGTTTCGTCTTCTTTCGCGAAACTCACGGCGCACCTGCAACTGGTAGTCTTGGAGTGCCAGTGACAGCAGAACGTTCGATCGCAACGGATAAATCTCTGATGCCCCCTGGTGCATTAGCATTGATGCAAACCGCACTGCCCTTTGCTAGCAATTTCGGTCAGCTAGAGTATCGAAACGTCAGCCGCTACGTATTAGATCAAGACACTGGTAGCGCCATCAAGGGAGCAGGTAGGGTAGATTATTTCATGGGTACGGGGCAACTTGCAGGCGATCGCGCTGGCGTGACGGGTAGTCGGGGACACCTCTACTATTTGTTGTTGAAACAGTAA
- the petC gene encoding cytochrome b6-f complex iron-sulfur subunit, which translates to MAQISESMDVPGMGRRQFMNLLTFGTITGTALGALYPVVKYFIPPAAGGAGGGVTAKDELGNDVSVSQFTANRNPGDRSLVQGLKGDPTYLIVESKGAVGEYGLNAVCTHLGCVVPWNAAENKFKCPCHGSQYDNTGKVVRGPAPLSLALVHTAVQDDKVVLTPWTETDFRTGEDPWWA; encoded by the coding sequence ATGGCTCAGATTTCTGAATCAATGGATGTCCCAGGAATGGGGCGACGGCAATTCATGAACTTATTGACTTTTGGGACAATCACAGGTACAGCGCTAGGAGCATTGTACCCAGTAGTCAAATACTTTATTCCGCCTGCTGCTGGTGGTGCAGGTGGAGGTGTAACGGCAAAAGACGAACTCGGTAATGACGTGAGCGTGAGTCAGTTTACTGCCAACCGTAATCCAGGCGATCGCTCGTTGGTTCAAGGACTGAAGGGCGACCCCACCTACTTGATTGTAGAAAGCAAAGGCGCGGTCGGCGAATATGGCTTAAATGCCGTGTGTACCCACTTGGGCTGTGTCGTGCCTTGGAACGCAGCAGAAAACAAGTTTAAGTGTCCTTGTCACGGCTCCCAATACGATAATACGGGTAAAGTCGTGCGCGGTCCCGCCCCCCTATCGCTGGCACTGGTTCACACCGCAGTCCAAGATGACAAAGTCGTGTTAACGCCTTGGACGGAAACCGATTTTCGCACTGGGGAAGATCCTTGGTGGGCTTAG